A single genomic interval of Leptolyngbyaceae cyanobacterium harbors:
- a CDS encoding adenylate/guanylate cyclase domain-containing protein produces the protein MWDKLKEQIWEWRGVAVVAPSVAALIIALRLLGVWQPLEWGLLDRFFRWRPKEAIDQRIVIVGINESDLKRVGKWPIPDRELAQLLLKIKSHQPTAIGLDLYRDLPVDPGHQELIKVFESTPNLIGIEKVVGDNRGFSISGPPVLSKFGRVGANDVVIDPDSKLRRGLLFLTPKDKAPIASVGLRLAMIYLQARGITPQADENGFLKLGKTTFVPFEANDGGYVNADAGGYQIFLNWRGGADSFLTISMTDVIENRISTNLLRDRIVLVGPVATSLNDFFYTPYSGGVNGEVQRTAGVEIQANLTSQIISAATEGRSGIKSWPDPLEYGWIIFWSYIGASSAWSFRNWRWTLSSLLVAAATLVGGSYWAFLNSWWIPVVPPTFSLVSSAIAIVVYIAHVERQDRQTVMNLFGRHVTPQIAEAIWRDRDLLIKEGRLKGQKVIATVLFTDLKNFSTIAEHLEPEALMTWLNEYMEAMSQLVLVHGGVVDKFIGDAVMAVFGVPIPRTTEKEITQDAKAAVSCAVQMGATLELLNELWRTQGRPTASMRVGIATGTVVIGSLGSSQRLDYTTIGDTVNIAARLESYDKFLDGGVCRILIDEQTCHYINGQFPTTQIGSAILKGREKITPIYQVLIEKEAGKDEG, from the coding sequence ATGTGGGATAAGTTAAAAGAGCAAATTTGGGAGTGGCGGGGAGTGGCGGTGGTCGCCCCTAGCGTGGCAGCATTAATAATTGCCTTGCGTTTATTAGGGGTTTGGCAACCTTTAGAATGGGGATTACTCGATCGTTTTTTTCGCTGGCGTCCCAAAGAAGCAATTGACCAACGGATTGTCATCGTAGGGATTAACGAGTCGGATCTCAAACGGGTAGGCAAGTGGCCAATTCCCGATCGCGAACTAGCCCAGTTGCTTCTCAAAATCAAATCTCACCAACCAACCGCGATCGGGTTAGATTTATATCGAGATTTACCAGTAGATCCCGGTCATCAAGAATTAATCAAAGTATTTGAATCTACGCCAAACTTGATCGGTATTGAAAAAGTAGTGGGAGATAACCGGGGATTTTCGATTTCCGGGCCACCCGTCCTCAGTAAATTTGGTAGGGTGGGCGCTAATGACGTAGTAATCGATCCCGATAGCAAACTTCGTCGCGGCTTGCTGTTTCTCACCCCCAAAGATAAAGCCCCGATAGCCAGCGTGGGACTGCGACTGGCAATGATTTATTTACAAGCTAGAGGTATTACTCCCCAAGCAGACGAAAATGGTTTTCTCAAGTTGGGCAAAACCACATTCGTGCCGTTTGAAGCTAATGATGGCGGTTATGTAAATGCCGATGCGGGTGGCTATCAAATATTTTTAAATTGGCGGGGGGGGGCTGATAGTTTTTTGACGATTTCCATGACCGATGTCATAGAAAACCGAATATCTACTAATCTATTACGCGATCGCATCGTTTTAGTCGGCCCCGTTGCCACCAGCCTGAATGACTTTTTTTATACGCCCTATAGCGGGGGCGTTAACGGTGAAGTCCAGCGCACTGCCGGGGTAGAAATACAAGCTAATTTAACCAGCCAAATTATTAGCGCCGCTACGGAAGGTCGTTCTGGAATCAAAAGTTGGCCCGACCCCCTAGAATACGGCTGGATTATTTTCTGGTCTTATATTGGTGCCTCTTCAGCTTGGAGTTTTAGAAATTGGCGATGGACTCTCAGCAGTTTGTTGGTAGCCGCCGCAACACTGGTCGGCGGTTCCTATTGGGCTTTTTTGAATAGCTGGTGGATACCCGTCGTTCCACCAACATTTAGTTTGGTATCCTCCGCAATCGCGATCGTAGTTTATATTGCCCACGTAGAAAGACAAGACCGCCAAACCGTCATGAACTTGTTCGGTCGTCACGTCACCCCCCAAATTGCCGAAGCAATCTGGCGCGATCGAGACCTTCTCATCAAAGAAGGACGCCTCAAAGGACAAAAAGTAATCGCCACCGTACTCTTCACCGACTTAAAAAATTTTAGTACCATCGCCGAACACCTAGAACCCGAAGCCCTCATGACATGGCTGAACGAGTACATGGAAGCAATGTCGCAACTAGTATTAGTACATGGAGGTGTCGTCGATAAATTTATTGGCGATGCTGTCATGGCAGTATTCGGCGTTCCCATCCCCCGCACTACCGAAAAAGAAATTACCCAAGACGCCAAAGCAGCCGTCAGCTGTGCAGTCCAAATGGGGGCAACTTTAGAATTACTCAACGAATTGTGGCGAACGCAAGGACGCCCCACCGCCTCTATGCGGGTCGGTATTGCTACTGGCACTGTCGTAATTGGCAGTCTTGGCAGTTCCCAAAGGCTCGACTATACGACTATTGGCGACACCGTAAATATAGCGGCACGGCTGGAAAGTTACGATAAATTTCTTGATGGAGGCGTTTGCCGCATTTTGATCGACGAACAAACCTGTCATTACATTAACGGTCAATTCCCCACTACCCAAATAGGTAGTGCCATCCTGAAAGGACGGGAGAAAATCACCCCTATCTATCAAGTGTTAATTGAGAAAGAAGCGGG